Proteins from a genomic interval of Coccinella septempunctata chromosome 2, icCocSept1.1, whole genome shotgun sequence:
- the LOC123307660 gene encoding cuticle protein 7-like — MSIKFIAFFAFVAVASAAVLPNGQLIAEPEAPAHYNFEYQVNDPTTGDEKHQEESREGDLVRGSYSLVESDGTRRIVEYTADAENGFQAVVHKEPAGAPLPAPSPVVAKVVKPVVAPVPVHAVAPVHAIAPIATAPLVTKVAAVPTARAYNPYNQYYSGFAQPYAGYVHPSSAYYQPYSPYVNRYNNVYNY; from the coding sequence ttcatcgCTTTCTTCGCCTTCGTAGCTGTTGCCTCAGCAGCGGTGTTGCCAAATGGTCAGCTCATCGCTGAACCCGAGGCTCCAGCCCACTACAACTTCGAATACCAGGTCAACGACCCAACCACTGGTGATGAAAAACACCAAGAGGAAAGTCGTGAAGGAGATTTAGTTCGTGGTAGCTACTCTTTGGTTGAATCCGACGGTACCAGGCGTATTGTAGAATACACTGCTGATGCCGAAAATGGTTTCCAAGCTGTCGTACACAAAGAACCAGCTGGCGCTCCTCTCCCCGCTCCATCTCCAGTTGTAGCAAAGGTTGTTAAGCCAGTTGTTGCCCCAGTACCAGTACATGCTGTGGCTCCAGTCCATGCCATCGCTCCTATTGCCACCGCTCCTTTGGTCACCAAAGTAGCTGCTGTTCCAACCGCAAGAGCCTACAACCCATACAACCAATACTACTCTGGATTCGCTCAACCCTATGCTGGATACGTGCACCCATCTTCAGCATACTACCAACCATACAGCCCATACGTTAACCGATACAACAACGTTTACAACTACTAG